In Tsuneonella sp. CC-YZS046, the genomic window CATAGCGGGTTCGGCCAGGTCCAGTATCTCTCCGCGCAGGACAGCAGGGTGGGCAGCATCTTGTCTGGGCGGCTCGAAGCGTCCAACGTCGATCTGGGGGCGCAATTCGGCGACCTGATCCTGATCCAGCGCGGCTTTCAGGCATCCTCGCAAATCATCAGCGTCAGCAATGACATGATCCAGCAACTGTTCGGCATCCGGGGGCAGGGATGACGGGCACGCCACGAAGCTGGCTTCCCGAATGCGCCCTGACCTCGCCCATCGCGGTCAAGCCGATGGCCGACTGGCTGGATGAGTGGTCGCGCGCATGGCTGGTATCGGGCCGTCTCACGCCCGCACCCGCCTGGAAGGAAGCGCGCCGCGACACTTGGAGCGATACCGGTGGGACCACGCAATGGCAGGACGACAGCGGCTTTCGCGTCTCATCGCGGGCGGAAACACAGCACCTGCTGGCCGGCGCCATGCTGGGGCACGCGATCACCGACAGGGACATCAGGACCCCCGGCGACAGGATGGTGATCGGCGATCTCGTGAAAGCCGCGATCAAGGATCTTTCCGACAAGCTGGATGCGAAGCTGCAGGGCGCGCTGCCGACGCCGGCCGGCGAAGCGGAATATTGCCTGCCGATATTCCTCGATGCCGGGCCGGAAATATTGGCGATCACGGCGCGCCGCTCGATCGTGACAGGATTGGCCCGGCGCTATGCCGGCCCGCCCCGCAGCAGGCCGGAACCGGGGGAAAGATCGCAGGCCCTCGCCCGGCAGGAGATCGGACTCTCGGCCATCATCGGCCGCACCCGGCTCGGCCTGCGGGATCTCGAACGGCTCGGGATAGGCGATGTCATCACGCTCGGCACGCCGACCGACCGACCCTTGGACGTCAGCATGGGCGGGATTTCCTGCAGCTCGGCTGCCGCGTCCCTCGCCCTGCAGGGCGAACGCTTCGGCCTCCGGATCGAAAGGCATGTGAACCAATGGTAGATGACGATATTCTTCCGGCTTCCGCGCCGCAGGAAAGACCGGCCCGGCTGATCGACCATGTCGAGGTCGAGATCGAAGTGCTGCTCGGGGAAGCCCGGCTGACGGTGGCGGGTCTGAACGCGCTTGCCGCCGGGGACGTGCTTCCAATCGACCGCAAGCTCAGCGAGGCGGCCGATATACGAGTGAACGGGCAAGTGATCGCCCGGGGCGAGATCGTCACGCTGGATGACAAATTCGCCATTCGCGTCACGGAAATCGGCGAATAGGCGCGCCATGCAGGCATTGCGATATATTCCGGGCCTGCCCGCCCTGCTCATCGCCGCGCCCGCGCTGGCCGCCG contains:
- a CDS encoding FliM/FliN family flagellar motor C-terminal domain-containing protein, giving the protein MTGTPRSWLPECALTSPIAVKPMADWLDEWSRAWLVSGRLTPAPAWKEARRDTWSDTGGTTQWQDDSGFRVSSRAETQHLLAGAMLGHAITDRDIRTPGDRMVIGDLVKAAIKDLSDKLDAKLQGALPTPAGEAEYCLPIFLDAGPEILAITARRSIVTGLARRYAGPPRSRPEPGERSQALARQEIGLSAIIGRTRLGLRDLERLGIGDVITLGTPTDRPLDVSMGGISCSSAAASLALQGERFGLRIERHVNQW
- a CDS encoding FliM/FliN family flagellar motor switch protein, with translation MVDDDILPASAPQERPARLIDHVEVEIEVLLGEARLTVAGLNALAAGDVLPIDRKLSEAADIRVNGQVIARGEIVTLDDKFAIRVTEIGE